In Calonectris borealis chromosome 8, bCalBor7.hap1.2, whole genome shotgun sequence, a single genomic region encodes these proteins:
- the DEPDC1 gene encoding DEP domain-containing protein 1A isoform X2, with translation MEGRPAAPGPYRATKLWNEITKYFRAGMPLRKHRQHFKKHGSCFSASEAVDWLHEVLRNNSNFGPEVTRQQTVQLLRKFLKNHVIEDIKGRWGSENLEDNGALYRFPSTSPVKPLPSLCPPKENLENFSRDKERLFKLPHLSRRTFKKHELLQSLENLEKTNPDIIEENKEDTLHRKEISQEYVQETWRNIILIHLQTILGLPSLEEVLQPTQIVPEYVMYNMTNTSKHGVVILQNKSEDLPHWVLSAMKCLAYWPRNNDMSQPTYSGFERDVFRTVADYFLNLPEPLLTFEYYELFVNILDICSGKHSVQDEKCDPQPSKILHLNSFKSTECLLLTLLRKEPDKKKREYEASRKSSSEELTIQKQCAKKLQQCKLTCKQGSADNWIGGSCQNLSGFRNEQDPPLKFRTRCYSLERIGDTPSSVCNKGKSDSLRQTDVNAILGPRSRKQSLSCEHKANSVLEVGLNNTCQKQTHGVKRVSASTLQDKELFNENHGSKQIRRSLSLLGKRNSRSCASINIPVAEITVKPRSQLCGQGKPNTSGVASSVDIRTEVSDTTVKKRLCKSTIELSEYSFTHSSYMLTGTQNLLQPHLERIAVEALQICCLLLPPPNRRKIQLLMRMISRISENVDMPRLHDAMGTRSLMIQTFSRCVLCCAEEVDLDELLSTRLVSFLMDHQQEVFKVPTYLQVAVRDHIEYMKMAQCKYPKEEICAILPTYSYCKQITPQEFEEQKVSTSQAAVAELLENIIKDKNLSVKDKRKKLKQFQKEYPLIYQNRFPTTENEAMLFENKPTIKQPMLSLRKPRFRSLRY, from the exons ATGGagggccggccggccgccccggggccctaCCGCGCCACCAAGCTG TGGaatgaaattacaaaatatttccgAGCAGGCATGCCATTAAGGAAACACAGGCAACATTTCAAAAAACATGGAAGCTGTTTTAGTGCGTCAGAAGCTGTAGACTGGCTCCATGAAGTATTAAGGAATAACAGTAACTTTGGTCCTGAAGTTACTAGGCAGCAGACTGTTCAGTTATTAAGAAAGTTTCTCAAGAATCATGTAATTGAAGATATAAAAGGGAGATGGGGATCTGAAAATTTAGAAGACAATGGTGCACTATACAG ATTTCCTTCAACATCTCCAGTTAAACCTCTACCAAGCTTATGTCCACCAAAAGAGAACTTGGAAAACTTCTCTAGAGacaaagaaagactttttaaacTGCCACATTTATCCAggagaacttttaaaaaacatgagtTACTACAGTCTCTG gaaaatttagaaaaaacaaaccctgatataatagaagaaaacaaggaagacACACTGCATAGGAAGGAAATAAGCCAGGAATATGTGCAAGAAACTTGGAGAAATATCATTCTAATACA TTTGCAAACCATTTTAGGCCTCCCATCTTTGGAAGAAGTTTTGCAGCCAACACAGATAGTTCCTGAGTATGTCATGTACAACATGACTAACACGAGCAAACATGGTGTTGTTATTTTGCAGAACAAATcgg aagaCCTCCCTCACTGGGTGTTGTCAGCTATGAAATGTCTCGCATACT GGCCTAGAAACAATGACATGAGCCAACCAACTTACAGTGGGTTTGAACGGGATGTATTCAGAACAGTTGCTGATTACTTCCTCAATCTCCCAGAACCATTACTTACTTTTGAATACTATGAactttttgttaatattttag ATATATGCAGTGGAAAACATTCTGTCCAAGATGAGAAATGTGACCCACAACCTTCAAAAATTCTTCACTTGAACTCTTTCAAATCAACTGAATGTCTTCTTTTAACCCTACTTCGCAAAGAGCCcgacaaaaaaaagagagaatatgAAGCTTCCAGGAAGTCTTCTTCAGAAGAGCTAACTATTCAAAAACAATGTGCAAAGAAATTGCAGCAATGTAAACTGACATGTAAACAAGGCAGTGCTGATAATTGGATAGGAGGAAGTTGTCAAAATCTTTCAGGTTTCAGGAACGAACAAGATCCACCTCTAAAATTTAGGACAAGATGTTACTCTTTGGAAAGAATTGGAGATACTCCTTCAAGTGTATGTAATAAAGGAAAATCTGATTCCCTCAGGCAGACTGATGTGAACGCCATCCTGGGCCCAAGAAGTAGAAAACAGTCGCTATCATGTGAGCATAAAGCTAATTCTGTATTGGAGGTTGGTTTGAATAATACATGTCAAAAACAAACCCATGGTGTCAAGAGAGTGTCTGCCTCCACTCTTCAGGATAAAGAGCTGTTTAATGAAAATCACGGGTCGAAGCAAATACGCAGGTCTCTGAGTTTACTTGGCAAGAGGAACTCCAGAAGTTGTGCTAGCATTAACATACCCGTTGCTGAAATCACAGTAAAGCCAAGGTCTCAACTTTGTGGGCAAGGAAAACCAAATACCTCTGGTGTGGCTTCTTCAGTGGACATCAGGACTGAGGTTTCTGATACCACCGTCAAAAAGCGACTCTGCAAAAGTACCATAGAACTCTCAGAATACTCTTTCACTCACTCTTCTTATATGTTGACTGGCACGCAAA ATCTCCTTCAGCCTCATTTAGAAAGAATTGCTGTTGAAGCACTACAGATATGTTGTTTGTTGCTTCCACCACCAAATCGTAGAAAGATTCAGCTCCTAATGCGTATGATCTCTCGAATCAGTGAAAACGTTGATATGCCACGACTGCATGATGCAATGGGAACACGTTCTTTG ATGATACAGACTTTTTCTCGATGCGTGCTATGCTGCGCAGAAGAAGTAGATCTCGATGAGCTACTTTCTACACGATTAGTTTCATTCCTAATGGACCATCAACAAGAAGTATTTAAAGTACCAACTTACCTGCAGGTTGCAGTGCGAGATCACATAGAATACATGAAGATGGCTCAG TGCAAATAtccaaaggaagaaatttgtGCCATATTGCCAACATATTCATACTGCAAACAAATAACTCCTCAGGAGTTTGAAGAACAAAAGGTTTCTACCTCTCAAGCTGCAGTGGCAGAGCTCTTAGAGAACATTATCAAAGATAAAAACTTGTCtgtgaaagacaaaaggaaaaagttaaaacAG TTTCAGAAGGAATACCCTCTGATCTACCAGAACAGATTTCCAActacagaaaatgaagcaatGCTATTTGAGAACAAACCTACCATCAAACAACCAATGCTTAGCCTAAGAAAACCAAGATTTCGTAGCCTAAGGTACTAA
- the DEPDC1 gene encoding DEP domain-containing protein 1A isoform X1, with product MEGRPAAPGPYRATKLWNEITKYFRAGMPLRKHRQHFKKHGSCFSASEAVDWLHEVLRNNSNFGPEVTRQQTVQLLRKFLKNHVIEDIKGRWGSENLEDNGALYRFPSTSPVKPLPSLCPPKENLENFSRDKERLFKLPHLSRRTFKKHELLQSLENLEKTNPDIIEENKEDTLHRKEISQEYVQETWRNIILIHLQTILGLPSLEEVLQPTQIVPEYVMYNMTNTSKHGVVILQNKSEDLPHWVLSAMKCLAYWPRNNDMSQPTYSGFERDVFRTVADYFLNLPEPLLTFEYYELFVNILVMCGYITIPDICSGKHSVQDEKCDPQPSKILHLNSFKSTECLLLTLLRKEPDKKKREYEASRKSSSEELTIQKQCAKKLQQCKLTCKQGSADNWIGGSCQNLSGFRNEQDPPLKFRTRCYSLERIGDTPSSVCNKGKSDSLRQTDVNAILGPRSRKQSLSCEHKANSVLEVGLNNTCQKQTHGVKRVSASTLQDKELFNENHGSKQIRRSLSLLGKRNSRSCASINIPVAEITVKPRSQLCGQGKPNTSGVASSVDIRTEVSDTTVKKRLCKSTIELSEYSFTHSSYMLTGTQNLLQPHLERIAVEALQICCLLLPPPNRRKIQLLMRMISRISENVDMPRLHDAMGTRSLMIQTFSRCVLCCAEEVDLDELLSTRLVSFLMDHQQEVFKVPTYLQVAVRDHIEYMKMAQCKYPKEEICAILPTYSYCKQITPQEFEEQKVSTSQAAVAELLENIIKDKNLSVKDKRKKLKQFQKEYPLIYQNRFPTTENEAMLFENKPTIKQPMLSLRKPRFRSLRY from the exons ATGGagggccggccggccgccccggggccctaCCGCGCCACCAAGCTG TGGaatgaaattacaaaatatttccgAGCAGGCATGCCATTAAGGAAACACAGGCAACATTTCAAAAAACATGGAAGCTGTTTTAGTGCGTCAGAAGCTGTAGACTGGCTCCATGAAGTATTAAGGAATAACAGTAACTTTGGTCCTGAAGTTACTAGGCAGCAGACTGTTCAGTTATTAAGAAAGTTTCTCAAGAATCATGTAATTGAAGATATAAAAGGGAGATGGGGATCTGAAAATTTAGAAGACAATGGTGCACTATACAG ATTTCCTTCAACATCTCCAGTTAAACCTCTACCAAGCTTATGTCCACCAAAAGAGAACTTGGAAAACTTCTCTAGAGacaaagaaagactttttaaacTGCCACATTTATCCAggagaacttttaaaaaacatgagtTACTACAGTCTCTG gaaaatttagaaaaaacaaaccctgatataatagaagaaaacaaggaagacACACTGCATAGGAAGGAAATAAGCCAGGAATATGTGCAAGAAACTTGGAGAAATATCATTCTAATACA TTTGCAAACCATTTTAGGCCTCCCATCTTTGGAAGAAGTTTTGCAGCCAACACAGATAGTTCCTGAGTATGTCATGTACAACATGACTAACACGAGCAAACATGGTGTTGTTATTTTGCAGAACAAATcgg aagaCCTCCCTCACTGGGTGTTGTCAGCTATGAAATGTCTCGCATACT GGCCTAGAAACAATGACATGAGCCAACCAACTTACAGTGGGTTTGAACGGGATGTATTCAGAACAGTTGCTGATTACTTCCTCAATCTCCCAGAACCATTACTTACTTTTGAATACTATGAactttttgttaatattttag TTATGTGTGGCTACATCACAATTCCAGATATATGCAGTGGAAAACATTCTGTCCAAGATGAGAAATGTGACCCACAACCTTCAAAAATTCTTCACTTGAACTCTTTCAAATCAACTGAATGTCTTCTTTTAACCCTACTTCGCAAAGAGCCcgacaaaaaaaagagagaatatgAAGCTTCCAGGAAGTCTTCTTCAGAAGAGCTAACTATTCAAAAACAATGTGCAAAGAAATTGCAGCAATGTAAACTGACATGTAAACAAGGCAGTGCTGATAATTGGATAGGAGGAAGTTGTCAAAATCTTTCAGGTTTCAGGAACGAACAAGATCCACCTCTAAAATTTAGGACAAGATGTTACTCTTTGGAAAGAATTGGAGATACTCCTTCAAGTGTATGTAATAAAGGAAAATCTGATTCCCTCAGGCAGACTGATGTGAACGCCATCCTGGGCCCAAGAAGTAGAAAACAGTCGCTATCATGTGAGCATAAAGCTAATTCTGTATTGGAGGTTGGTTTGAATAATACATGTCAAAAACAAACCCATGGTGTCAAGAGAGTGTCTGCCTCCACTCTTCAGGATAAAGAGCTGTTTAATGAAAATCACGGGTCGAAGCAAATACGCAGGTCTCTGAGTTTACTTGGCAAGAGGAACTCCAGAAGTTGTGCTAGCATTAACATACCCGTTGCTGAAATCACAGTAAAGCCAAGGTCTCAACTTTGTGGGCAAGGAAAACCAAATACCTCTGGTGTGGCTTCTTCAGTGGACATCAGGACTGAGGTTTCTGATACCACCGTCAAAAAGCGACTCTGCAAAAGTACCATAGAACTCTCAGAATACTCTTTCACTCACTCTTCTTATATGTTGACTGGCACGCAAA ATCTCCTTCAGCCTCATTTAGAAAGAATTGCTGTTGAAGCACTACAGATATGTTGTTTGTTGCTTCCACCACCAAATCGTAGAAAGATTCAGCTCCTAATGCGTATGATCTCTCGAATCAGTGAAAACGTTGATATGCCACGACTGCATGATGCAATGGGAACACGTTCTTTG ATGATACAGACTTTTTCTCGATGCGTGCTATGCTGCGCAGAAGAAGTAGATCTCGATGAGCTACTTTCTACACGATTAGTTTCATTCCTAATGGACCATCAACAAGAAGTATTTAAAGTACCAACTTACCTGCAGGTTGCAGTGCGAGATCACATAGAATACATGAAGATGGCTCAG TGCAAATAtccaaaggaagaaatttgtGCCATATTGCCAACATATTCATACTGCAAACAAATAACTCCTCAGGAGTTTGAAGAACAAAAGGTTTCTACCTCTCAAGCTGCAGTGGCAGAGCTCTTAGAGAACATTATCAAAGATAAAAACTTGTCtgtgaaagacaaaaggaaaaagttaaaacAG TTTCAGAAGGAATACCCTCTGATCTACCAGAACAGATTTCCAActacagaaaatgaagcaatGCTATTTGAGAACAAACCTACCATCAAACAACCAATGCTTAGCCTAAGAAAACCAAGATTTCGTAGCCTAAGGTACTAA
- the DEPDC1 gene encoding DEP domain-containing protein 1A isoform X3, with amino-acid sequence MEGRPAAPGPYRATKLWNEITKYFRAGMPLRKHRQHFKKHGSCFSASEAVDWLHEVLRNNSNFGPEVTRQQTVQLLRKFLKNHVIEDIKGRWGSENLEDNGALYRFPSTSPVKPLPSLCPPKENLENFSRDKERLFKLPHLSRRTFKKHELLQSLENLEKTNPDIIEENKEDTLHRKEISQEYVQETWRNIILIHLQTILGLPSLEEVLQPTQIVPEYVMYNMTNTSKHGVVILQNKSEDLPHWVLSAMKCLAYWPRNNDMSQPTYSGFERDVFRTVADYFLNLPEPLLTFEYYELFVNILDLLQPHLERIAVEALQICCLLLPPPNRRKIQLLMRMISRISENVDMPRLHDAMGTRSLMIQTFSRCVLCCAEEVDLDELLSTRLVSFLMDHQQEVFKVPTYLQVAVRDHIEYMKMAQCKYPKEEICAILPTYSYCKQITPQEFEEQKVSTSQAAVAELLENIIKDKNLSVKDKRKKLKQFQKEYPLIYQNRFPTTENEAMLFENKPTIKQPMLSLRKPRFRSLRY; translated from the exons ATGGagggccggccggccgccccggggccctaCCGCGCCACCAAGCTG TGGaatgaaattacaaaatatttccgAGCAGGCATGCCATTAAGGAAACACAGGCAACATTTCAAAAAACATGGAAGCTGTTTTAGTGCGTCAGAAGCTGTAGACTGGCTCCATGAAGTATTAAGGAATAACAGTAACTTTGGTCCTGAAGTTACTAGGCAGCAGACTGTTCAGTTATTAAGAAAGTTTCTCAAGAATCATGTAATTGAAGATATAAAAGGGAGATGGGGATCTGAAAATTTAGAAGACAATGGTGCACTATACAG ATTTCCTTCAACATCTCCAGTTAAACCTCTACCAAGCTTATGTCCACCAAAAGAGAACTTGGAAAACTTCTCTAGAGacaaagaaagactttttaaacTGCCACATTTATCCAggagaacttttaaaaaacatgagtTACTACAGTCTCTG gaaaatttagaaaaaacaaaccctgatataatagaagaaaacaaggaagacACACTGCATAGGAAGGAAATAAGCCAGGAATATGTGCAAGAAACTTGGAGAAATATCATTCTAATACA TTTGCAAACCATTTTAGGCCTCCCATCTTTGGAAGAAGTTTTGCAGCCAACACAGATAGTTCCTGAGTATGTCATGTACAACATGACTAACACGAGCAAACATGGTGTTGTTATTTTGCAGAACAAATcgg aagaCCTCCCTCACTGGGTGTTGTCAGCTATGAAATGTCTCGCATACT GGCCTAGAAACAATGACATGAGCCAACCAACTTACAGTGGGTTTGAACGGGATGTATTCAGAACAGTTGCTGATTACTTCCTCAATCTCCCAGAACCATTACTTACTTTTGAATACTATGAactttttgttaatattttag ATCTCCTTCAGCCTCATTTAGAAAGAATTGCTGTTGAAGCACTACAGATATGTTGTTTGTTGCTTCCACCACCAAATCGTAGAAAGATTCAGCTCCTAATGCGTATGATCTCTCGAATCAGTGAAAACGTTGATATGCCACGACTGCATGATGCAATGGGAACACGTTCTTTG ATGATACAGACTTTTTCTCGATGCGTGCTATGCTGCGCAGAAGAAGTAGATCTCGATGAGCTACTTTCTACACGATTAGTTTCATTCCTAATGGACCATCAACAAGAAGTATTTAAAGTACCAACTTACCTGCAGGTTGCAGTGCGAGATCACATAGAATACATGAAGATGGCTCAG TGCAAATAtccaaaggaagaaatttgtGCCATATTGCCAACATATTCATACTGCAAACAAATAACTCCTCAGGAGTTTGAAGAACAAAAGGTTTCTACCTCTCAAGCTGCAGTGGCAGAGCTCTTAGAGAACATTATCAAAGATAAAAACTTGTCtgtgaaagacaaaaggaaaaagttaaaacAG TTTCAGAAGGAATACCCTCTGATCTACCAGAACAGATTTCCAActacagaaaatgaagcaatGCTATTTGAGAACAAACCTACCATCAAACAACCAATGCTTAGCCTAAGAAAACCAAGATTTCGTAGCCTAAGGTACTAA